One Salarias fasciatus chromosome 22, fSalaFa1.1, whole genome shotgun sequence DNA segment encodes these proteins:
- the fbxl2 gene encoding F-box/LRR-repeat protein 2 — MNGITKGRFEVFSNSDEAPINKKLPKELLLRIFSYLDVVTLCRCAQVSKAWNVLALDGSNWQKIDLFNFQTDIEGRVVENISKRCGGFLRQLSLRGCLSVGDASMKTFAQNCRNIEVLNLNGCTKITDSTCLSLSKFCSKLKHLDLTSCVSVSNHSLKALSDGCRMLEMLNLSWCDQITRDGIEALARGCAGLRALFLRGCTQLDDGALKHLQKNCPELTTINMQSCTQITDEGLVSLCRGCHKLQILCVSGCSNITDASLTALGLNCPRLKILEAARCSHVTDAGFTVLARNCHELEKMDLEECILVTDNTLVQLSIHCPRLQALSLSHCELITDDGIRALSSSTCGQERLTVVELDNCPLITDVTLEHLKSCHRLERIELYDCQQVTRAGIKRIRAHLPEIKVHAYFAPVTPPPSVHGGGQRLCRCCIIL, encoded by the exons ATGAACGGTATCACCAAGGGCCGGTTCGAG GTGTTCTCAAACAGCGATGAAGCCCCCATCAACAAGAAGCTCCCCAAAGAGCTTCTTCTTAG aATATTTTCCTATCTCGATGTGGTTACACTCTGTAGATGTGCCCAGGTATCCAAG GCGTGGAACGTCCTGGCCCTTGATGGCAGCAATTGGCAGAAGATCGACCTGTTCAACTTCCAGACAGACATAGAG GGTCGGGTGGTGGAGAACATTTCGAAGCGTTGCGGAGGCTTCCTGAGGCAGCTCAGCCTCAGGGGCTGCCTGAGTGTTGGAGATGCCTCCATGAA GACGTTCGCTCAGAACTGCAGAAACATCGAGGTGTTGAACCTGAACGGCTGCACTAAGATCACAGACAGCACCTGCCTCAGTCTCAGCAAGTTTTGCTCCAAACTCAAACATCTCGATCTCACTTCCTGCGTGTCCGTCAGCAACCACTCCCTCAAGGCCCTCAG TGACggctgcaggatgctggagaTGTTGAACCTGTCGTGGTGTGATCAGATCACACGTGACGGCATCGAGGCCCTGGCCAGAGGGTGCGCTGGTTTACGAGCGTTGTTCCTCAGAGGTTGCACACAG CTGGATGATGGAGCTTTGAAACACCTTCAGAAAAACTGCCCAGAACTCACCACCATCAACATGCAGTCCTGCACA CAAATAACAGATGAAGGTCTGGTCAGCCTGTGCCGAGGATGCCACAAGCTGCagatcctgtgtgtgtctggctgcagcAACATCACTGATGCCTCTCTCACTGCACTGGGACTTAACTGTCCCCGACTCaa gATTCTTGAAGCTGCACGATGCTCCCATGTTACGGACGCTGGGTTCACTGTGCTGGCCAGA AACTGTCACGAGCTTGAAAAAATGGACTTAGAAGAATGTATTTTG GTGACAGATAACACCCTGGTTCAGCTGTCAATCCACTGCCCTCGCCTGCAAGCACTG TCCCTGTCCCACTGTGAGCTGATCACCGATGATGGCATCAGAGCACTGAGCAGCAGTACCTGTGGCCAAGAGCGCCTCACGGTGGTGGAGCTGGACAACTGCCCCCTCATCACTGACGTTACCCTGGAGCACCTGAAAAGCTGCCATCGGCTGGAGCGCATCGAGCTCTACGACTGTCAGCAAGTCACCAGGGCCGGCATCAAGCGCATCAGG GCCCACCTTCCAGAGATCAAGGTCCATGCCTACTTTGCCCCAGTGACGCCCCCTCCGTCTGTACATGGAGGTGGCCAGCGTCTGTGCCGCTGCTGCATCATCCTCTGA